The following coding sequences are from one Alosa alosa isolate M-15738 ecotype Scorff River chromosome 13, AALO_Geno_1.1, whole genome shotgun sequence window:
- the ddx61 gene encoding probable ATP-dependent RNA helicase ddx6, producing MATARTENPTSVMGLGKPNGQLRGPPKPAGLQPGPISAARQPTMASIVSQTGSTIPQTSDGIRFGDDWKKCLQLPPKDTRMRTSDVTSTKGNEFEDYCLKRELLMGIFEMGWEKPSPIQEESIPIALSGRDILARAKNGTGKSGAYLIPLLERIDLKKDYIQAIVLVPTRELALQVSQISIQISKHMGGVKVMATTGGTNLRDDIMRLDETVHVIIATPGRILDLIKKGLAKVDRVQMLVMDEADKLLSQDFVSLIEDIISFTAKHRQILLYSATFPVTVQKFMAKHMQKPYEINLMDELTLKGITQYYAYVTERQKVHCLNTLFSRLQINQSIIFCNSTQRVELLAKKITQLGYSCFYIHAKMMQEYRNRVFHDFRNGLCRNLVCTDLFTRGIDIQAVNVVINFDFPKNAETYLHRIGRSGRYGHLGLAINLITSEDRFNLKGIEDQLSTDIKPIPGSIDKSLYVAEFHSVDPDAEQGETDAARKAGDPNAH from the exons ATGGCTACTGCGAGAACAGAGAACCCAACCTCGGTCATGGGACTGGGCAAACCAAACGGGCAGCTCAGGGGACCACCCAAGCCTGCTGGACTTCAGCCTGGACCCATATCTGCTGCCAGACAACCAACCATGGCATCTATTGTGTCTCAGACTGGAAGCACCATACCCCAAACCAGTGACGGCATTCG GTTTGGTGATGACTGGAAGAAGTGCCTGCAGCTACCACCAAAAGACACCAGAATGAGAACCTCA GATGTGACCTCTACAAAGGGGAATGAGTTTGAAGACTACTGCCTAAAGCGTGAGCTACTGATGGGCATCTTTGAGATGGGCTGGGAAAAACCCTCTCCCATTCAG GAGGAGAGCATTCCTATTGCCCTGTCTGGCAGGGACATCCTGGCCAGGGCCAAGAATGGCACAGGCAAGAGTGGAGCCTACCTCATCCCCTTACTGGAGAGAATAGACCTCAAGAAGGACTACATCCAGG CCATTGTGTTGGTGCCCACTCGTGAGCTGGCCCTGCAGGTCAGCCAGATCAGCATCCAGATCAGCAAGCACATGGGTGGGGTCAAGGTCATGGCCACCACAGGAGGCACCAACCTGAGGGATGACATCATGCGCCTGGATGAAACGG TCCATGTTATAATAGCCACTCCAGGCAGGATCCTGGACCTCATCAAAAAAGGCTTGGCCAAAGTGGACAGAGTCCAAATGTTGGTGATGGATGAG GCAGATAAACTTCTCTCTCAGGACTTTGTGTCACTCATCGAGGACATCATTAGCTTTACGGCCAAGCATCGACAGATCCTACTCTATTCTGCCACCTTCCCCGTCACTGTGCAGAAGTTTATG GCAAAACATATGCAGAAGCCCTACGAGATCAACCTGATGGACGAGCTTACTTTGAAGGGCATTACCCAGTATTATGCCTATGTCACTGAAAGGCAGAAAGTCCACTGTCTGAACACTCTCTTCTCCAGG CTGCAGATCAATCAGTCCATCATCTTCTGTAACTCCACCCAGAGGGTGGAGCTCTTGGCCAAGAAGATCACCCAATTGGGCTACTCCTGCTTCTACATCCACGCCAAGATGATGCAG GAGTACAGAAACCGGGTGTTCCACGACTTCCGAAATGGGTTGTGCAGGAACTTAGTCTGCACAG ACCTGTTCACCAGGGGAATTGATATCCAGGCCGTCAACGTAGTCATCAACTTCGACTTCCCCAAAAATGCAGAGACATACCTGCATCGCATTGGCAGATCAG GCCGATATGGTCACTTGGGTCTAGCCATTAACCTGATCACGTCTGAGGACCGCTTCAACCTCAAAGGCATCGAGGACCAGCTGTCCACCGACATCAAGCCCATTCCAGGTTCGATCGACAAGAGCCTCTACGTGGCGGAGTTCCACTCCGTGGACCCGGACGCTGAGCAGGGAGAGACGGACGCAGCGCGCAAAGCAGGGGACCCCAACGCGCATTAG
- the tomm40 gene encoding mitochondrial import receptor subunit TOM40 homolog, which yields MGSVLAASSPNPPPPAGGGGQGGSGLVNVPPGFTMPPVSPVPPTPGTAAQEGEAESPLPNPGTFEECHRKCKEVFPLQMEGVRLVVNKGLSNHFQVSHTINLSTVGDSGYRFGSTYVGSKQTGPAESFPVMVGDMDNTGSLNAQVIHQLTERVRSKVAMQTQQHKFVNWQCDAEYRGDDFTASVTLGNPDVLVGSGIVVAHYLQSLSPALVLGGELVYHRRPGEEGTVTSLVGRYTGSNYIATLTLGGAGAHASYYHKANDQLQVGVEFEASTRTQDTSVSFGYQLDIPKANLLFKGSLDSNWIVGATLEKKLIPLPLSLALGAFLNHRKNKFQCGFGVTIG from the exons ATGGGCAGTGTATTGGCTGCCAGTTCCCCAAACCCACCGCCTCCTGCAGGTGGTGGTGGTCAGGGGGGCTCTGGCTTGGTAAATGTGCCTCCGGGTTTCACCATGCCCCCAGTGTCACCAGTTCCCCCAACCCCTGGCACTGCGGCCCAGGAAGGCGAGGCAGAGAGTCCCCTTCCCAATCCAGGCACTTTTGAGGAGTGCCACCGAAAATGCAAAG AGGTCTTCCCTCTTCAGATGGAAGGTGTGCGACTGGTCGTCAACAAAGGCCTGAGCAACCACTTCCAG GTTAGTCACACAATTAATCTGAGCACTGTGGGGGATTCAGGCTATCGGTTTGGCTCCACCTATGTAGGCAGCAAACAGACTGGCCCTGCGGAG TCTTTCCCAGTTATGGTGGGGGACATGGACAACACTGGTAGCCTCAATGCTCAAGTTATCCACCAGCTGACTGAACGAGTGCGCTCCAAAGTGGCCATGCAG ACACAGCAGCACAAGTTTGTGAACTGGCAGTGTGACGCAGAGTACCGTGGCGATGACTTCACAGCGTCCGTAACCCTGGGCAACCCGGATGTCCTTGTCGGATCTG GCATTGTGGTAGCACACTACCTCCAGTCGCTCAGCCCTGCTCTGGTGCTCGGCGGTGAGCTGGTCTACCACCGCAGACCTGGAGAAGAGGGCACGGTCACGTCACTCGTGGGCCGCTACACCG GAAGTAATTACATCGCCACACTGACATTGGGAGGTGCCGGAGCACATGCATCTTACTACCACAAAGCCAATGACCAG TTACAAGTCGGTGTGGAGTTTGAAGCCAGCACACGGACGCAAGACACAAGTGTGTCCTTTGGTTATCAGCTAGATATTCCCAAAGCTAACTTGCTCTTCAAAG GTTCGCTGGACAGTAACTGGATTGTGGGGGCCACTCTGGAGAAGAAGCTaatccctctcccactctccctcgcCCTGGGCGCTTTCCTGAACCACCGAAAGAACAAGTTTCAGTGTGGTTTTGGGGTCACCATCGGTTAA